From the Ensifer adhaerens genome, the window GCCGGCCGCAAACGGGCGCTCGAACTCTTGCTGACGGGTGAGGACTTCTCGCCGGAGTGCGCCCTGGAGATGGGGCTCGTGAACCACGTCGTTCCCCACGACAACCTGATCCCCGCCGCCCGCGACCTCGCCAAGCGCATCATGCATCACTCCCCCCTCGCCGTTCGCTCAATCATCACCGCCGTAACCCGCGGTCTCAACATGTCGATATCAGAGGGCCTGCTGGTCGAAAGCGAGCAATTTACCCAGATGGTGCCGACCGACGACCTCTCGGATGGGCTCGCCGCCTGGAAGGGACGACGCATCCATGAAGACCGCCTGAGCGACGACTTTTTCTCGTCGCTCAGGAGGAATATTCAACCAAAAGGTTGACAAACTTCGTGATCGCGACGATGTTCAACAACATGGTTGAATATCACACTGATCATCTCGATGCCGTGTTTCACGCGCTTTCGGATCCGACGCGCCGCGCCATGCTGCGGAACCTCTCGCAGGGCGAGAGGCTGGTGGGCGAGCTTGCGGCGCCCTTCTCGATCTCGCTGGCCGCGGCATCGAAGCACATCAAGGTGCTGGAAGGAGCAGGTCTGGTGCGCCGTGAAGTGAAGGGCCGCACGCATGTATGCCGGCTGGATGCCGCGCCGATGCATGCCGGCATGGAGTGG encodes:
- a CDS encoding ArsR/SmtB family transcription factor: MVEYHTDHLDAVFHALSDPTRRAMLRNLSQGERLVGELAAPFSISLAAASKHIKVLEGAGLVRREVKGRTHVCRLDAAPMHAGMEWMRHYEAFWRTRIDALETLLLAEDATVRNDPNDPEE